A stretch of DNA from Bactrocera neohumeralis isolate Rockhampton chromosome 6, APGP_CSIRO_Bneo_wtdbg2-racon-allhic-juicebox.fasta_v2, whole genome shotgun sequence:
TATGAATAACATTATTGGCTAAAAGAAAGCAAtgggcaaaaaaatatttgcttactaGGCATCGAATCCCGAAATTGCATCCTAAACACTCTAAATGCGGTAATTTCCAGATACACTCTACCTCTACACTCTACTCAGTTGCTTTAAGTAGATTTTTCTGTACCCGAATACTTGTTCTAAAATATAAATGAGAAAAGAGAGATACTCAACAGATGACACTTAAACCAAAAcagttaatttgtatttatatttcaaatgatttaatatatgtacatacatatattgatcattttcaattttaatacgaatatacagtgtgcgacaaaactaaagcacggaatttaccttgtcggtatttaactgAATAAAATCACAAGGTAGGCATTAAATGATCTCGTCATCCTGATGATaatgaaaagttgaaatccagtGGACTGTCTGTGTGAGATTGGTATGTGGATTCCTTAgtacaaacaaaatttcgagTTCTTAGATGTGCTTAATCGGGCCACTACCACGCCTACAGatcgccattaatcgaaaacatataaagggACATAAGTAAGcacaaaattaagatataaagctgtaatttggtacagagaatCGGAATAGCAAGGGGCATCTgtgagtaaaattttttgaaaaagtgggcgttaaCCGCTCTCTAACAAGtttgatgtatgtacatatcttctaaaccacgGAGGATAATCCCGCTCAACGATAATCCCCATACAACGGTACTgtgaaaaactactaaaagcgccgtaaattaataactaagcagagacattaaattttaccaccgagatggttttagagagctttatgggagctttaatttttgaaaattacgaGTTTGTTTACGTACTTACTCAGTTTTTTCTTACTTATTctagttatacatacatacatataatacaattataatttttggttttttaaatgtttatacacatatacatataagacaGCAATTAAAATTATCTTATGAAGCAGTTAATCTGCGTTCAGGATTCGATGCTGTTCTGTgcaatatattattattcaatCATGGTTATGAATACTTATATGAACATGTACATGTGGTTAGAATAGGCAtgaatatatctacatatgtatatgatgtatgcatatgaatatcaattgtatttataataaattggcAGAGTTGCCGTTTAGTGAAACCCCTTTAATAATGAGGCTTTTcctaaatatatgaataaatgcTAATATTTAAGAAACATCATTCTTATAATTCTTGAATATGAGCACAATCACTCACTTTCAAATTGTTCCCAACAGACATGTGCATCAAACATGTATTTACTATTTGTATATAACCatttgtcagttaagttctggttaacctTACCGAAAGAAGTAGTCTAGGCTAGGTTAATCAGAACTAAAGTGACGAATTAATGCTCACAAGAAATTGGGAATATAGACCTACAtatgttaataatttaaaacatagGCATTTTGTCACAAAACGGCAACTCTgagaattcttatttttcggCTTAATCCACTATTAAAGgttaatatatgaaattttatttacatcgAAAGTCATCAGTGGTTCTTTTCCATCTTCTAAGTAATACTCAATATTCAAAGTTACAAGCCCTTGTTGAAAAATGCGTAAGGTAATCATTGTCTCCTTATTTTCTGTGAACACACAGAAAAATCCATCCTCCATGGTCATTTGATATGCAAGTTCGACTTGTGGAAATATGTTTTCTACTTCACCTCGGACTACTTTAGCAATTTCTTGTCGTTGTTTCGTATCAGTGGTCCTTTCTGAATCCACAGAAAAATCGAAAAGAATAGTTTGAGCAGTCatctttatgaaaatattagtacttattttactattttattaataaattcactCTAAAATTAGACTACACTTATTGgcaaaaaatttcagagaatCTGCGGTATCTGTCAAAACGAACAGCattattgattttgttttgattaacTAAAACTTTCCTACACATAGCGACACCTTGCGGGTTTCCAACGAGTTTTAAGGCTAATTCACACACAACATTGGCCTCACTTTGCTTCAGACTTTTGCTTTGACAAATAAATTAGTCTTTCtcaaaagcaaatttataatattacaaGTGTTTcctgaattttattttcgaacGTAACAAATGTCAATAAAGAGATTGTACTTACCTTTGAACCTCTCTGTTTTTAAGTTAtactaaacaataaaaatattctcttaCACTTTTTGTAATTGTAAGTAATTGGTATATTTTAGTGAATAAACTACGTTGAAGTTTGTTACAATAACTTATTTAAGGCACATAAGCGTTACGAATCAAAGCTTTAAAAGCAAACGCAGAAAATCAAATAGATATACTTAAGTTTCGTTAAAAAATGTGATAtacaatttctttaataataattcgaaaaaaaatattttgagcatTCGCATATATTCGATATAGTTTTATATGATCTTTACAAcattataaagttaaaaaaaaaatttgaaatatacatccaattgtttgtttctttcatatgtacgtatatgtttGTACTCGTAAAACCAAAACTAAtgtaagatttttttaagattagGCTTATTGTTGgcgacgttttttgttaattaatgtTGATTACATTGTTGCAAATATTCATTATAATTTCGTTAttaataaaagagttttcatCCTACAAAATCTTATAAATACCACTTGGGATATTTCACATTTTAGAATAAAGTGAATTTTAGTTTACCGCCGATAACGTCCGAGATAAGCTTTGCAATTTGGACAGGTGTGGTGTACATCCATACAATCATCTATACAACATGGTATAAGGCAACAACCAAGCCAGCAACTGAATTTAAACAAaacactaaatatttaattctgagaattgtaaaacatttttacatacCCTAATAGAGCTATTATAAATCCTGACAAGTAGGCGATCATGCCAGGTTCCGTTCGCGTAGTAGTTTCGATTTCGACATGACAAGAAGGACATATCATATGTGTAGCGGTTCGAGCGATAGGCACAACCGTGGTTACAATTGCATTGTTGGATGATGGAACAGTAGGTGCGGCGATTGGGGTAAATGGTCCAACCGGTTTAACCCCACCAACAGCTTCCTGATAAGATGGTGGCGCCGATGGCGGAGGAACGTAAGTATATTGCGGAGGCGTTGTTCCATTTGCTTTGCTCATTTTATTGAGATTTATTAGTTAGCTTCTAATATAAAATACAGAATACGTTTGATtttaatatgtataagtatgtacatatatatatttaagaaatatgttATTTGCTTAAGCAAATCGTATCTCCCAtgaattaaagaaaatgtgaaaaatttttcatatgcattttatatcCAATCAGGCAtccaaatgtatttttttttttaaaaacacacattcaaatatgtttctttaataaatagTAAATCGATGTTATAGccttaagttttttaattaaaatattaaaaatattgtattacatCGAATTAGCACAAggaataaattatatgtatacagtttgtcaattatttatttgcaaaataaaaaaagtatataaattcaGTTTTAAGCTCatatttcgcaaaaatttatactttttttcgtTACttcattaattcaaatattaaaaaaataataatgctcaAAAGTTTAATCATGTAAAacgcaaaagtaaaaaaaaaccataaaaattcGAAGAAATACAAATGATGTACTGTTAATTAATTGTTTGCAAAACGGGACGAACGGCGGAACATAGACTGGATACAAATTTGCATATCAGTACACAGAATCGATTTGTGTTTTGGATCGTTATCCTGGTACAGCTAGTACTTTAATTTATTCTGGATTTATCATTCATCCTGCCCCTGACAACTCAATTTTTAGAATATCGAGTTATGCCTGTTTAGTCAATCCATCAGTGAAAATCCACGGCTTTCCTACCCATTTCGATAAAATACAGCCCCTCACTATTACAGAAAACTTTCCAATATTTACTGTGATCATGATGTTCTGCTGTTGCAGAACTGTGTTTGGCTTTCTCCAAATTTTATCAGGTCCATattgataatataaaaaaaatgtttgtctcACCACAAAAAGTAACGTCATTCCAGTACTTAGCAGCCTGTTAAAATTGCCAATAGCAAAGACAAGTCGCTTCTCAATATTAACTGCAGACAGCAGGAAAAGCagaaaatcatttttgaaacaaaaacggCTTCATGATTGAGCGCCAGAAAAATGGGATTCTTGAATAATTTTAGTAGTATAGattattttagtattaaaaaatgGGCATTGATTCgtacattgtacatattatcattaaattaattgcacCCCAATTATAGGACGCTACGTGGAAAACAGTTACCGATATAATGCTCCGGATTCTATATAAATAGTCCTCTTTAGAGAGTGGAAATCGAGCAGTACAACTcccatcaattttttttattggcaaTATTGCTAATGATAAGTTTATCGAAGTAACAATTATTATCTGTGGAAACGATTTGCTGTTGAATTTTTagacaaattaaattttggcttgtgtgtttatgtaaatatttacgttTGCACGTTAAAATGATTAAGTAGGATTGTTAATGACATTTCAACGAATGCATATCACTCAAACGTGTCAGCTTTCATagaattaattattgaaattaaattattattttctgtaaTACGTTATATGTACACATGCACATAAGTATATTGTATGTGCGTATCGAAACCATACATATTAAAAAGCTCATCAACACACCTATGAAGAGGATGTATTCAAGTTTACACTGGCGAATGTTGGTGGTTTTTATGAGATATTCCTTTTCTGGAGTAAAATGTGCATAAAGAGAACGTATTATACGAAATATGATGGCGTTCCAACGAAAGGTCTTTTTATTAATGACGTCATTGTTAAATACACTTCATTTTATCACACAATGTGTAAATTCCTATATGTGTACATTCCAATATGAGTAGTAGCATAAAATCGTTAAcgatgtttatatgtatataatcttttacacatttttcatgagaatatattatttaaaaaatatgataaaatcgTTAAcgatgtttatatgtatatattttaatcttttacacatttttcaattccATATACTGAACTCaatgaatatattatttaaaaaatatgaccAAAAGGGCTCACCACAATGTAATATTTCTCAACAACCAAAAATTACGATAGATACGAAAGTTTTACAAAAGACAACTGAACATGAAAGTTGAATCCACAAATGTGGATCTCAGGTATTTATATTTTGGCATTAACCCATTAATGTATGTATCTATTGACATGATAAATACTTAACGTGCTGGACTGTCTCAtcatttgctataatttttataccctgtatTACTATCATGATTCATTATACTTGTGTTACTTCGGAGCGTGCTTCCtcttactaaaaattttaacttttttttaataatttctggtttaaattttgtatgctttaCAATCTATTCGTATTCAGTTATCACTCAAAAAACCTATTCTTAttggttgaaattttaaacGGCTGATATTGACATTATGAACTACAATCGTTGGgataaattgttgtttttgagctATCGACACAACAATATTATTTgaatcataataaaattaaattttttgcattttttatgtaGAGGTATGGTTTTGGGATGAAAACAATTGCAACGCTGgtttttcatatttactttGTGATCATCTTTAGCTTATATTTGTCTAATATGATATTCTTCTAAAAATAGATGCCAAATATTATATGAGAGAAGTGAAATCTCCgagagaaattttaataaattgttaaaaattatagtgTTCCTTCATTCAATGTGTAATGGAAAGAGTTCTAGTTTCTGGTTATTGCGATCATATTGCCATTAGTTTATTGCTTTCTCACACTGAATTCGTTTAATATATGTTATGAGTGAGCTCCACCTTGATTGTTTCTAACGCAATTACATTATTCGTTCGTCTGGTTGGATCGGAATATCTGAGATGGTTTTTTAATTAACGAAAAGGAGAACttctgtacataaatacatcCATAAGTGAACAAATAGATCTTATTTATTTGAAACCCTAAAAGGTATTCACTGAAAGTACTGTTTTAAAGAAGTTcgtgtatttaaaaatatagaaatcatTTGATAAAAACGATAAAAGTGAACACACTCTTGGTATTTTACTTGTGAATAAACCATTTATATTGTACCACTTTAATAAGCAGTATTGTCGACTGAACATCTGCTACACCAAAAGATAAGCAGTTCACTTGAATCGCAAATATTTAAACACGGAGGCGAAATATGTGCATGTATTAGCACAGATTTTTAGTAAGCAACTTACGTCATCGCTATTCGTTTTCGTTTTAAGcgttcttgaaaatatttgttatatatattatttattttagattcTGCTGCAAAAGAGCAAGCACAATTTGCTGAATCGTATCAAATCCATTTAAATACAAGGGTGCAAAATTTATAAGCAGAATGATTCACGTTGGCGAGAATTCTTGGAATCTTCGGATTTTTATCACAGACTTGCGAATTGAAAAAACTTTACGAGTACGGGGCGATCAGCATATTGGTGGTATTATGCTGCAATTAGTTGAGCCCGAAAATCCAAAGGATTGGTCAGACCATGCCCTCTGGTGGCCTGCAAAAAATGTATGGTTGACAAGAACACGATCAACATTAGATCAAGTAGGTGTACAAGCGGATTGCGTACTCCATTTTACTCCAATGCACAAAACTCTCCGAGTACAATTACCGGATCTACGATACTTGGATTGTAGAGTGGATTTTTCTACTAAGACATTTGCGTCAATAGTAAATTTGTGTAAAGGGCTTGATATTCGATATCCTGAAGAATTATCCTTCTGTAAGCCTATTGAACCCGAtcaccttaaaaaaaatttttcgaaattgccTCAAAAGGCAATACCTGTAGCAGACTCTGATGGAACAACGTTTCTCCAACCAGCTGCAGACACAAATTCTTTTATTCCCATCAATTCAACATACAATGGAAGCAATGGAAGTTTGGATaagcaacaaaatgaaaattttttgtgtgctCCCGTATCCCCGTATGCTTCAACACCTCGACGAGGCCCAAGTGGAACTGCTCCAAGTACTCCAATCAGCTCTCCAACAGGAACTTGGAAGCAAAGTAACAACGGTTACACAACTATTGATTCATCTTCTAGTCTTGGTGACATTCAAGAGAATTTAGCATGCTCACCTAGATCTCCAAGCCCAGATGTACGCGCAAGACTTTTACGCCCACGGACTTTAATAGAAAAAGCACGAATGAATGTTGGATGGCTGGATTCTTCTCTTTCAATAATGGAACAGGGTATTCGCGAATATGAGACCTTATGTTTACGTTTTAAGTATTATACATTTTTCGACATCAACCCGAAATACGATCAAGTGCGAATAAATCAATTATATGAACAAGCCAGATGGTCgattttaaatgaagaaattgaaTGTACTGAAGAGGAGTCACTAATGTTTGCAGCTCTAcagtttcaaataaatttccaaGCGGATTCACATTCATCCAAATTAGATGTCGTAGATTCAGGCAATGGAGAGAATGGAACATACGATGACATTGATTCCGCACTTAATGAACTGCAAATTACATTAGAAGGGCCGAATGCTACTACAGAAGTTAACAACATTACAAAAATTCCAGAATTATCAGACTACTTGAAATTCCTGAAACCTCGTAAATTTACACTAAAAGgttataaaagatatttttttgcatatcgagatcttcatcttcatctgtACAAAACGGCTGATGACTCTCGCCGCAGTGCTCCGGAGTTGACTATAAACTTGCGTGGATGTGAAGTAACTCCTGATGTAAATTTGGCTCAAGgaaaattttccattaaattagAAGTGTCGCCAGAAGGTCATACCGGTCCAAATAGCGAAGTGTGGATACGCTGTGACACAGAAGAACAGTATGCAAGATGGATGGCCGCTTGTCGGTTAGCATCAAAAGGTCGTTCTCTTGCTGATAGTTCATATGAAAGTGAAGTTACAAGCATCCGATCATTTCTAAGTATGCAGAAACCAGTACAGGGAATTGCTGTTAATGTAGACCCACGAAGCATTGATGCAAATGACTATTTATCTCCGAGAATGTTGCGCAAAGCATCTGGAAAAGCGGGTCAACGAATTTTAGAAGCTCATGCAAATGTACGAAAACTGTCGTTGATAGAAGCAAAGCTCAAATACATAGAGGCCTGGCAATCCTTGCCTGATTTTGGAGTTACAttgtttgttattaaatttgatGGACACAAAAAGGAAGAACTTCTTGGGGTTGCACATAATAGAATCATGCGGATGGACCTCAATACTGGTGATCATATTAAAACATGGCGCTACAACACGATGAAAGCCTGGAATGTGAACTGGGGTATTAAATGTATGATGATCCAATTTCATGATGAAACCGTTGTATTCTCATGCCAGTCAGccgattgcaaagttgttcacGAATTTATTGGTGGATATATATTTATGTCAATGCGGTCGAAAGAAAATAACCAAACTTTAAATGAAGAACTTTTCCATAAACTAACCGGGGGATgggcataaaataaatatgcagtCTTCGTCCAGTATTTCGTATGCTTGATACTCATACATAACAAATATTTCATAGTCCATTAAAAGGGACTCTAAATACTTATTCATTATATTACGGTTGTTTTTTAATGCAAtgcaaaacatattttaatggaataatttataaaatataatttaatttttaacaagtaagtggtcaataaattgcaaatttttaaaaacaaaattaatatatacatacatatgtatgtatggtcaataattttaatatatacatacgtacgtatGGCTATACATGATATCATTTCATTCGTTATACTGGATTGAACtgcatttaataaagaaaagccTTTCTGAAACgttcaaaattattagaaaGTAAGACATTAAGCCAAACTAAATACCCTAGATATTTTTAATGTTCTTTCTGATGTAccttaaatttatttctgaTATAAAGgtattattcatttttataactATACTATTAACGTTTTACCAGTTCTAACAAATTATACTATTCTGCAAAATGTGTAAacaaaagtatgtatttatatatttttctaattatctACAAACAAGTATATAAACTGTTAAATGTActaaatatctttaagttttattctaattaacaattttattattaacactacGGTGCCTTATTCTCTAGTAGCCTAACGTCAGATATTACAACTTATTTGTTAATAGAAGGCTACTGTTAACCAATCTCccatacaaataatattaaaatttactatacataaaagtttcttttacatatgcaATTATGTTGTGCCCGAATAACGGAACTGAAATATTATTATGACGAACTATGCAGTCGTTTTGAAGTGTTTAGCTAGAAAATAGTAAATGTAACTAATTGGCTATAAACATGACTGTCTGACCAAACTTTTATACATTAACTCCAAATTCagacaaaaatatacaataaatgttattaaataaaattgatggtcaaatagcaaacaaaaatcAACTAAACCATTGATGACGGGTTACCAGCCTATAGGAATTCAGTTCATAAATCTAATTAATATTACAGCTAGCTATTTGGgaacaaaataatatagcgTGGTATAtagttaaaatacaaaacaatagCTTAATAATAAACATGAATATACTTTGGCCTTTATCGTAAAAATAGCGacaataataatacttttaCAGTTTTTACTGCTggatatttagaaaaaaat
This window harbors:
- the LOC126763125 gene encoding LITAF domain-containing protein, which codes for MSKANGTTPPQYTYVPPPSAPPSYQEAVGGVKPVGPFTPIAAPTVPSSNNAIVTTVVPIARTATHMICPSCHVEIETTTRTEPGMIAYLSGFIIALLGCWLGCCLIPCCIDDCMDVHHTCPNCKAYLGRYRR
- the LOC126763121 gene encoding unc-112-related protein-like; amino-acid sequence: MIHVGENSWNLRIFITDLRIEKTLRVRGDQHIGGIMLQLVEPENPKDWSDHALWWPAKNVWLTRTRSTLDQVGVQADCVLHFTPMHKTLRVQLPDLRYLDCRVDFSTKTFASIVNLCKGLDIRYPEELSFCKPIEPDHLKKNFSKLPQKAIPVADSDGTTFLQPAADTNSFIPINSTYNGSNGSLDKQQNENFLCAPVSPYASTPRRGPSGTAPSTPISSPTGTWKQSNNGYTTIDSSSSLGDIQENLACSPRSPSPDVRARLLRPRTLIEKARMNVGWLDSSLSIMEQGIREYETLCLRFKYYTFFDINPKYDQVRINQLYEQARWSILNEEIECTEEESLMFAALQFQINFQADSHSSKLDVVDSGNGENGTYDDIDSALNELQITLEGPNATTEVNNITKIPELSDYLKFLKPRKFTLKGYKRYFFAYRDLHLHLYKTADDSRRSAPELTINLRGCEVTPDVNLAQGKFSIKLEVSPEGHTGPNSEVWIRCDTEEQYARWMAACRLASKGRSLADSSYESEVTSIRSFLSMQKPVQGIAVNVDPRSIDANDYLSPRMLRKASGKAGQRILEAHANVRKLSLIEAKLKYIEAWQSLPDFGVTLFVIKFDGHKKEELLGVAHNRIMRMDLNTGDHIKTWRYNTMKAWNVNWGIKCMMIQFHDETVVFSCQSADCKVVHEFIGGYIFMSMRSKENNQTLNEELFHKLTGGWA